The Lutra lutra chromosome 10, mLutLut1.2, whole genome shotgun sequence genome contains a region encoding:
- the TSPAN18 gene encoding tetraspanin-18 isoform X1, with translation MEGDCLSCMKYLMFVFNFFIFLGGACLLGIGIWVMVDPTGFREIVAANPLLITGAYILLAMGGLLFLLGFLGCCGAVRENKCLLLFFFLFILIIFLAELSAAILAFIFRENLTREFFTKELTKHYQGNNDTDVFSATWNSVMITFGCCGVNGPEDFQFASVFRLLTLDSDEVPEACCRREPQTRDGVLLSREECLLGRDLFLNKQGCYTVILNTFETYVYLAGALAIGVLAIELFAMIFAMCLFRGIQ, from the exons ATGGAAGGCGACTGTCTGAGCTGCATGAAGTATTTGAtgtttgtcttcaatttcttcatattt CTGGGCGGGGCCTGCCTGCTGGGCATTGGCATCTGGGTCATGGTGGACCCCACCGGCTTCCGGGAGATCGTGGCCGCCAACCCCCTGCTTATCACGGGAGCCTACATCCTCCTGGCCATGGGCGGCCTGCTTTTCCTGCTGGGCTTCCTGGGCTGCTGTGGGGCCGTCCGGGAGAACAAGTGTCTGCTGCTGTTC TTCTTCCTGTTCATCCTCATCATCTTCTTGGCGGAGCTCTCAGCGGCCATCCTGGCCTTCATCTTCAGGGAAAAT ctcacCCGCGAGTTCTTCACCAAGGAGCTCACCAAGCACTACCAGGGCAACAATGACACAGATGTCTTCTCCGCCACCTGGAACTCGGTCATGATCACG TTTGGCTGCTGTGGCGTCAACGGGCCCGAAGACTTCCAGTTTGCATCAGTTTTCCGACTGCTGACTCTGGACAGCGACGAGGTGCCTGAGGCCTGCTGTCGGAGAGAACCACAGACTCGGGATGgggtcctgctgagcagggaggagtgTCTGCTGGGAAGGGACCTGTTCCTGAACAAGCAG GGCTGTTACACAGTGATCCTCAACACTTTTGAAACCTATGTCTACCTGGCTGGAGCCCTCGCCATAGGGGTGCTGGCCATTGAG CTTTTCGCCATGATCTTTGCTATGTGTCTCTTCCGGGGCATCCAGTAG
- the TSPAN18 gene encoding tetraspanin-18 isoform X2, with protein MEGDCLSCMKYLMFVFNFFIFLGGACLLGIGIWVMVDPTGFREIVAANPLLITGAYILLAMGGLLFLLGFLGCCGAVRENKCLLLFFFLFILIIFLAELSAAILAFIFRENLTREFFTKELTKHYQGNNDTDVFSATWNSVMITFGCCGVNGPEDFQFASVFRLLTLDSDEVPEACCRREPQTRDGVLLSREECLLGRDLFLNKQGCYTVILNTFETYVYLAGALAIGVLAIEN; from the exons ATGGAAGGCGACTGTCTGAGCTGCATGAAGTATTTGAtgtttgtcttcaatttcttcatattt CTGGGCGGGGCCTGCCTGCTGGGCATTGGCATCTGGGTCATGGTGGACCCCACCGGCTTCCGGGAGATCGTGGCCGCCAACCCCCTGCTTATCACGGGAGCCTACATCCTCCTGGCCATGGGCGGCCTGCTTTTCCTGCTGGGCTTCCTGGGCTGCTGTGGGGCCGTCCGGGAGAACAAGTGTCTGCTGCTGTTC TTCTTCCTGTTCATCCTCATCATCTTCTTGGCGGAGCTCTCAGCGGCCATCCTGGCCTTCATCTTCAGGGAAAAT ctcacCCGCGAGTTCTTCACCAAGGAGCTCACCAAGCACTACCAGGGCAACAATGACACAGATGTCTTCTCCGCCACCTGGAACTCGGTCATGATCACG TTTGGCTGCTGTGGCGTCAACGGGCCCGAAGACTTCCAGTTTGCATCAGTTTTCCGACTGCTGACTCTGGACAGCGACGAGGTGCCTGAGGCCTGCTGTCGGAGAGAACCACAGACTCGGGATGgggtcctgctgagcagggaggagtgTCTGCTGGGAAGGGACCTGTTCCTGAACAAGCAG GGCTGTTACACAGTGATCCTCAACACTTTTGAAACCTATGTCTACCTGGCTGGAGCCCTCGCCATAGGGGTGCTGGCCATTGAG aacTGA
- the TP53I11 gene encoding tumor protein p53-inducible protein 11, with translation MATKQPPPLMKKHSQTDLVSRLKTRKILGVGGEDDDGEVHRSKISQVLGNEIKFAVREPLGLRVWQFASAVLFSGIAIMALAFPDQLYDAVFDGAQVTSKTPIRLYGGALLSISLIMWNALYTAEKVIIRWTLLTEACYFGVQFLVVTATLAETGLVSLGILLLLASRLLFVAISVYYYYQVGRKPKKV, from the exons ATGGCGACCAAGCAGCCCCCTCCTCTCATGAAGAAGCACAGCCAGACAGACCTCGTGAGCCGCCTGAAGACCCGCAAGATCCTCGGCGTGGGCGGGGAGGATGATGACGGGGAAGTGCACCGCTCCAAG ATCAGCCAGGTCTTGGGTAACGAAATCAAGTTTGCTGTTCGGGAGCCTCTGGGGCTGAG GGTTTGGCAGTTTGCTTCCGCTGTGCTGTTCTCTGGCATTGCCATCATG GCCCTCGCCTTCCCTGACCAGCTCTATGATGCCGTCTTCGACGGAGCCCAGGTGACCAGCAAGACCCCCATCCGTCTCTACGGCGGGGCTCTCCTCA GCATCTCCCTGATCATGTGGAATGCTCTCTACACGGCCGAGAAGGTTATCATCCGGTGGACTCTGCTCACCGAAGCCTGTTACTTCGGGGTCCAGTTCTTGG TGGTCACCGCCACGCTAGCTGAGACAGGCCTCGTGTCCCTGGGGATCCTGCTGCTCCTGGCCAGTCGTCTCCTTTTTGTCGCCATCAGCGTTTACTACTATTACCAAGTTGGCCGAAAACCCAAGAAAGTCTAG